ATTCTCTTAAGTCGACTTGTTTTTTTATTTAAGTTTTCTTCTATTATCTTACTTCTTCATCATTCCAGACAAATAAAGCTCCGATTGCATTGAGGATATAAAAGATGTATTTTCCGATATTGGCAAAATTTCCTTGAATACCAGCTTTTGTCAGCTGAACGAAATTGTAAATCAACCAAAAGCCCCACTGAGTTGTTAGTTTCAATGCGTTAAAAGCATTGGCAATGAGTGAGAGTGCAAAGGCAATGGTTGTTACATAGGCAAGGAGATTCATCTTTCCTCCATAGCCGATATAGTTGGTCACAAAGGCAAAGAGGAAGGCGATGATGGAAATGATGATGGCCGCCAATTTTAGCTGTTTTTGGCTCATTTGGTTGGGTCTGCCTTCTTGCGAAGCTTCCCATTTCTTAATAGCAAAGGTATAAATGAGGAAGGTGACGGGATAGGTGATAATGGCCGCCTTATTTCCAAGGATATAATCAATAGCACCGGACAAAATGGTATTAACAATACCAAAGTAATTTCCCCATTTGCTTAATTTCCCCGTGAAACGAGTGGACAACATGGAAATCCCAACGTTGGTTACGGAAATCAATCCAAAGGGTACAAGAGCTGTCCATGGTCCCCAGTCTACGAATTTATCGAGGCGGGAGTTGAGGTAACCAGATGCAATCGCAATCCCAACGACTAAAGCAACCCCAAAGAGGTCAAACCATTTAGATGTAGCAAAAATTTTTAGTGATTTTTTCATAGTTTAAACTATCTTTCTTTTTTTTACAAATATTCTACAATTAAATGAAAGCAAAATCAAATGATAGAAATAAAACCCTGAAAATAAAACTTTCAGGGTTGGTTGGGGGACTTGAGAAATTAGTTGATTTTCTCGACATAGAGTTGTTTGGCAATGTCCATATTCACTTGTAAATCCTCGTCTTTACTAAGGATAGTAAAGGTGTTACTGAAGCCATCAAACTGCTTGACTTGGAGCGGATCACCGATGCGAAGTGAGTGCTTATCCAGATAATGGAGAATGTCAAAACTATCGTGCACCCGAGTCAGGCGGTAGGCGCCAGCTTCCTTGATATCAGCTAGTGGCAGGTTATTGATTTCAACCAAGAGTTCTCCCTTGACAGGAATAGTTCCTCCATGAGGACAGGTCTTGGGAAATCCTAGCAATTTATCCAGTCTTTCCACGAACAGGTCAGAGACAGTATGTTCCAAGACCTCAGCTTCCTCGTGAATCTGGTCACTCGTATAGTTTAAATGATGAACCAGAAAAACTTCAATCAAGCGGTGTTTACGATAGAGCTCAGAGACCAATTTGAGGCCGAGGTCAGTCAGTAGATAGCCACATTCCTTGTCCTTGAGGATGAGATTTTCGCTCTTCATCCGTTTAATCATTTCAGTTACGGCAGGGGGAGAGACTTGCATGCGGGCAGCAATTTCCTTGTTGGTAATCTTATGCAAATCTATGCTAATTTCATAAATACATTTTAGATAGTC
The Streptococcus toyakuensis genome window above contains:
- a CDS encoding metal-dependent transcriptional regulator, encoding MTPNKEDYLKCIYEISIDLHKITNKEIAARMQVSPPAVTEMIKRMKSENLILKDKECGYLLTDLGLKLVSELYRKHRLIEVFLVHHLNYTSDQIHEEAEVLEHTVSDLFVERLDKLLGFPKTCPHGGTIPVKGELLVEINNLPLADIKEAGAYRLTRVHDSFDILHYLDKHSLRIGDPLQVKQFDGFSNTFTILSKDEDLQVNMDIAKQLYVEKIN
- a CDS encoding nicotinamide mononucleotide transporter, with the translated sequence MKKSLKIFATSKWFDLFGVALVVGIAIASGYLNSRLDKFVDWGPWTALVPFGLISVTNVGISMLSTRFTGKLSKWGNYFGIVNTILSGAIDYILGNKAAIITYPVTFLIYTFAIKKWEASQEGRPNQMSQKQLKLAAIIISIIAFLFAFVTNYIGYGGKMNLLAYVTTIAFALSLIANAFNALKLTTQWGFWLIYNFVQLTKAGIQGNFANIGKYIFYILNAIGALFVWNDEEVR